GCGGCTTATGTGGCGGCGCTGGAAGCAATTCATCCGGGGATGCCGGTGGAGGCTGCGCTGCTTTACACTCACAGGCCCGAATTGTTCGTGGTGCCGCGCGATGTGATTGAAGCGCAGAAGTTGCGCCTTGCCGGGCAGCAGGAATCCTTTTCCGCATGATCGGTTGTGCCGACGGCTGCGTTCCCTAGATTAGATGCAAATTGAGACAGGAGTCATTCGATGCCGACCAAAGCCGTAACCGACGCCAGCTTCGCCAGCGAAGTGCTGGGCAGCGACAAGCCCGTGCTGGTGGATTTCTGGGCCGACTGGTGCGGTCCGTGCAAGATGATCGCCCCGGCGCTTGAGGAAATTTCGGAAGAACTGGGTGATCGGGTCGGCATCGCCAAGGTCGATATCATGGAAAACCCTGGGGTTGCGACCCAGTTCGGTGTGCAGTCGATCCCGCTGATGATCCTGTTCAAGGATGGCAAGCCGGTTGCGCAGAAGCTGGGTGCCGCGCCCAAGAGCCAGCTCAAGGGCTGGCTGGAAAGCGTACTCTGACGCAATAACTTCATTGCGCCCCCGCGAAAGCGGGGGCCTGATGAGGACTGCGTGATCGCAGGTTGTGCAATGAGGTCCCCGCCTTCGCGGGGATGCGATGTCACGCTTGATCGGACGGTATCTGCGCCATTCGCCCGGCCAGTTCATCGAACAGGGCCGGACTGGCCGCGCCGATCAGGCCGGGTTCAAGATGCCGGTCCACGCGGAACGGCGTTCCATCCGGGCGTGCCGCTTTGCC
This genomic interval from Novosphingobium sp. CECT 9465 contains the following:
- the trxA gene encoding thioredoxin; this translates as MPTKAVTDASFASEVLGSDKPVLVDFWADWCGPCKMIAPALEEISEELGDRVGIAKVDIMENPGVATQFGVQSIPLMILFKDGKPVAQKLGAAPKSQLKGWLESVL